The following proteins are encoded in a genomic region of Sorangiineae bacterium MSr12523:
- a CDS encoding M1 family metallopeptidase: MKNRSIALAACALIATAVGACQSKTVAPASVYPTSSKAILPGAPPALRLPDYARPLRYDLDLTLDPSKEGFSGVIGIDLSVREATQIVWLNARNLRIREAKAVFSGQTETARVIPGGDDFVGFAFDRPIGPGAARLTVAYEAHVDDKGQTGLYRVKENTGDWYLYSEFEPIDARHAFPCFDEPSYKVPWKLTFHVKKEHVALANAKVQSETPAPDGMKTVVFEESKPLPSYLVALVVGPFDVIDAGTAGNHGTPLRFVVPKGRGAETRYAKEITPKLVGILEDYFDMPYPYGKLDVAVVPRYDGTMEHPGLVAVGQPLTLIKPDEETPARKQEYWNIAGHELGHYWFGDYVTLAWWDDTYLNEAFTTWLDLKVAQAVDPSSNFELVRLRGRSRAMSTDSLASSKRVRQPIASNDDMLNAFVADITYFKGSSVIRMFENFVGREKFQKMIRRYVRELAWKNATTEDFLSVFGAEAGQDVATAFKSFIDQSGLPMVTAEPICGKDSPPQLLLTQSRYMPIGSTANPDQRWDVPVCAKYGTSKGTERVCTLLKTPRAALTLEGECPDWVMPNEHATGYYRTGYTAEALSKLVKKAWPQLDAGEKIALISDTAALTHNGMLGVDEALALLPAMLKDADRHTIEASFEIVDQVRRTDLRPEQAAQYAKYVRGLYGAKVKALGWVPRSGDDTDTRFLRSSLLQKVGMAGDDPAIRKKARELVSKWFTDHKAIDPEVLEATMVIAANAGDRDLWNRLRQAARETHDRNDRSILVHALGSFRDPALIKESLGLLTSGEIEVRDGHELLESAFYERGARDEAYTFVRENFDKLAPHTPGRVGAILLRAAAVHCDKPHHDENVRFFTERAKQIEGGPQMLENILEKDSLCIARREKNDSGIAAFLKSVR, from the coding sequence ATGAAGAATCGAAGCATTGCGTTGGCGGCGTGCGCCTTGATCGCGACAGCGGTAGGCGCCTGCCAATCGAAGACAGTCGCGCCCGCTTCCGTTTACCCGACTTCGTCCAAAGCCATCCTGCCCGGCGCACCGCCCGCCCTGCGGTTGCCCGACTATGCACGGCCGCTTCGGTACGATTTGGACCTGACATTGGATCCCTCCAAAGAGGGATTCTCGGGTGTCATCGGAATCGATCTCAGCGTCAGGGAAGCGACGCAGATCGTATGGCTCAATGCTCGGAATCTGCGCATACGTGAGGCCAAGGCGGTCTTCTCCGGCCAAACGGAAACGGCGCGCGTCATTCCGGGTGGCGACGACTTCGTGGGGTTCGCCTTCGATCGGCCCATCGGACCTGGCGCCGCACGCCTCACGGTGGCGTACGAGGCGCACGTGGACGACAAAGGCCAGACCGGCCTTTACCGCGTCAAAGAGAACACCGGCGATTGGTACCTGTACAGCGAGTTCGAGCCCATCGACGCGAGGCACGCGTTCCCTTGTTTCGACGAGCCATCGTACAAGGTGCCGTGGAAGCTCACGTTCCACGTCAAAAAGGAACACGTGGCGCTCGCCAACGCGAAGGTGCAATCGGAAACACCTGCTCCGGATGGCATGAAGACCGTGGTCTTCGAGGAGAGCAAGCCGCTGCCGAGTTACCTGGTGGCGCTGGTGGTGGGTCCGTTCGACGTGATCGATGCCGGCACGGCGGGCAACCATGGCACGCCGCTGCGTTTCGTGGTGCCCAAAGGCCGCGGCGCCGAAACGCGGTATGCCAAAGAGATTACACCGAAGCTGGTGGGCATTCTGGAAGACTATTTCGATATGCCGTATCCCTACGGCAAACTCGACGTCGCGGTGGTGCCCCGCTACGACGGTACGATGGAGCACCCCGGGCTGGTGGCGGTGGGGCAGCCGCTCACGCTCATCAAGCCGGACGAAGAGACGCCCGCGCGCAAACAGGAATACTGGAACATCGCAGGCCACGAGCTCGGGCACTACTGGTTTGGCGATTACGTCACCCTGGCCTGGTGGGACGACACGTACCTCAACGAGGCGTTCACGACCTGGCTCGATCTGAAGGTCGCACAGGCCGTGGATCCCTCGTCGAACTTCGAATTGGTGAGGTTGCGCGGCCGCTCGCGGGCCATGAGCACGGATTCCCTGGCCAGCAGCAAGCGGGTGCGCCAGCCCATTGCGTCGAACGACGACATGCTCAACGCCTTCGTGGCGGATATCACCTATTTCAAGGGCTCGTCCGTCATTCGCATGTTCGAGAACTTCGTCGGGCGCGAGAAGTTCCAGAAGATGATTCGCCGTTACGTGCGCGAACTCGCCTGGAAGAACGCCACCACGGAGGATTTTCTCTCCGTGTTCGGCGCCGAGGCGGGCCAGGACGTGGCGACGGCGTTCAAGTCGTTCATCGATCAATCCGGGTTGCCAATGGTCACGGCGGAGCCAATTTGCGGAAAGGATAGCCCGCCGCAATTGTTGCTCACCCAATCGCGTTACATGCCGATCGGCTCCACGGCGAATCCCGATCAGCGATGGGACGTACCGGTTTGCGCGAAATATGGAACCAGCAAGGGCACCGAGCGCGTGTGCACCTTGCTGAAGACACCGCGCGCGGCGCTTACTTTGGAGGGTGAGTGCCCGGATTGGGTCATGCCCAACGAGCATGCGACGGGCTATTACCGCACCGGGTACACGGCCGAGGCGCTTTCCAAGCTGGTGAAGAAGGCCTGGCCGCAATTGGATGCCGGAGAGAAGATCGCGCTCATCTCCGACACGGCGGCGCTCACGCATAATGGGATGCTCGGGGTGGACGAGGCGCTCGCGCTCCTTCCCGCCATGCTCAAAGATGCGGACCGGCACACGATCGAGGCATCGTTCGAAATCGTCGACCAAGTGCGGCGCACGGATTTGCGGCCGGAGCAAGCGGCGCAATATGCCAAATACGTCCGCGGGCTCTATGGGGCGAAGGTCAAGGCGCTCGGTTGGGTGCCGCGTTCGGGCGACGATACGGATACACGATTCCTGCGCTCCAGCCTTTTGCAGAAGGTGGGCATGGCCGGGGACGATCCGGCCATCCGCAAGAAGGCACGCGAGCTCGTGTCGAAGTGGTTCACCGATCACAAGGCCATCGACCCCGAGGTGCTCGAGGCCACGATGGTCATCGCCGCCAATGCGGGAGACCGAGACCTGTGGAACCGTCTTCGCCAGGCCGCGCGCGAAACCCACGATCGGAACGATCGCAGCATCCTCGTGCACGCCCTGGGAAGCTTCCGCGATCCTGCCTTGATCAAGGAGTCGCTGGGACTGCTCACCTCGGGCGAGATCGAAGTGCGCGACGGCCACGAGCTACTGGAGAGCGCCTTCTACGAGCGCGGCGCCCGCGACGAAGCCTACACCTTCGTCCGAGAGAACTTCGACAAACTGGCCCCGCACACGCCCGGCCGCGTCGGCGCAATCCTTTTGCGCGCCGCCGCCGTCCACTGCGACAAGCCCCACCACGACGAAAACGTGCGCTTCTTCACCGAGCGCGCCAAACAAATCGAGGGCGGCCCACAAATGCTGGAGAACATTCTCGAAAAAGACTCACTGTGCATCGCCCGACGCGAAAAGAACGACAGCGGCATCGCGGCATTTTTGAAGTCGGTTCGCTGA
- a CDS encoding 5'-nucleotidase C-terminal domain-containing protein, producing the protein MTKQHWLGFGLAFALGFTQLPACSSDETLVHSFPDAGTPDGNAGDASPASVTLTILQTTDLHTNVMPWDYFSAKDAKTQGLAKVATLVKRERTECSLLIDSGDTIQGTPLGTYYALKDNAPKHPMAAAMESLKYDAMALGNHEFNYGLGVLNKFIGEVNFPVLGANVRKTDGSEAFKPYVIKEVCGVKVGILGMVTPGVTTWERPENIPGLRFDNPLDTAKVYVPQLRAAGADVVVLSFHSGPDKQPPGNATDPAVWLTDYSTWTDRGNLPNENLAVQIAQQVPGIDVILSGHTHQPIPKMLIGDVILSQPNRWGSHLGKVTIGASKASGAWKVVSRDSTLVPVTEDLPVDETVAAAAKSYHETTLAYVDAKIGTSAALFPNGFPARYTDSALADLINIVQEEAAEANGHKVDLSLAAVFSNNGGIPQGDVKLRDAYSIYVYDNTLYVMEITGDILRRALEKDALYFTTLDASKLPDQPAQCKAMPNGPDYNWDIYSKIEYTIDATKPEGARVTSLKFNGNDVTPTQKFTIAINNYRGGGGGGYDMFKEGTIVWKSADGVRDFVADYVTRLEKNNEKLDPAKVNTCNFKLVPDLYTKYFSTTPGPTKCSP; encoded by the coding sequence ATGACGAAACAACACTGGCTCGGCTTCGGCCTCGCATTCGCCCTAGGTTTTACGCAGCTTCCCGCCTGTTCGAGCGACGAAACGCTGGTGCATTCGTTTCCAGATGCCGGCACGCCCGATGGCAACGCAGGTGATGCTTCTCCCGCGTCCGTTACGCTCACCATTTTGCAGACGACGGATCTGCATACCAATGTGATGCCCTGGGATTATTTCAGTGCCAAGGATGCGAAGACGCAGGGCCTGGCCAAAGTGGCGACGTTGGTGAAGCGTGAGCGCACGGAATGCAGCCTGCTGATCGACAGCGGCGACACCATTCAAGGCACGCCGCTCGGTACGTATTACGCGCTGAAGGACAACGCGCCGAAGCATCCGATGGCCGCGGCCATGGAGAGCTTGAAATACGATGCCATGGCGCTGGGCAATCACGAGTTCAATTACGGTTTGGGCGTGTTGAACAAGTTCATCGGCGAGGTGAACTTCCCCGTTCTCGGCGCCAACGTGCGTAAGACAGACGGCTCCGAGGCATTCAAGCCGTACGTCATCAAGGAAGTGTGCGGCGTCAAAGTCGGCATCTTGGGCATGGTCACGCCGGGGGTGACGACATGGGAGCGCCCGGAGAACATTCCCGGTCTGCGTTTCGACAATCCGCTCGATACGGCGAAGGTCTACGTACCGCAGCTGCGCGCGGCGGGTGCCGACGTGGTCGTTCTTTCGTTCCACAGTGGGCCGGACAAGCAGCCGCCCGGCAATGCCACGGATCCGGCGGTGTGGCTTACGGATTATTCGACGTGGACGGACCGGGGCAATCTCCCCAACGAGAACCTGGCGGTGCAAATTGCGCAGCAGGTGCCGGGCATCGACGTCATTCTGTCGGGGCACACGCACCAGCCGATTCCGAAGATGCTCATCGGCGACGTGATTCTCTCGCAGCCGAATCGGTGGGGAAGCCACCTGGGCAAGGTGACGATTGGCGCGAGCAAGGCGTCGGGCGCGTGGAAGGTCGTTTCGCGCGATTCGACGTTGGTGCCGGTCACCGAGGATCTGCCGGTCGACGAGACGGTGGCCGCCGCCGCGAAGAGCTACCACGAGACGACGCTGGCGTACGTCGATGCGAAGATTGGGACGTCGGCGGCCTTGTTCCCCAACGGTTTCCCGGCGCGTTACACGGACAGTGCGCTGGCGGACTTGATCAACATCGTGCAAGAGGAGGCCGCCGAGGCCAACGGGCACAAGGTCGACCTTTCGCTCGCCGCGGTGTTCTCGAACAACGGCGGCATCCCCCAGGGCGACGTCAAACTGCGCGATGCGTACAGCATTTACGTCTACGACAATACGCTCTACGTGATGGAAATCACGGGCGACATTCTGCGCAGGGCCTTGGAGAAGGACGCGCTTTACTTCACGACGCTCGACGCGAGCAAGCTGCCCGACCAGCCCGCGCAGTGCAAAGCGATGCCGAATGGCCCCGACTACAATTGGGATATCTACTCGAAAATCGAGTACACCATCGACGCGACGAAGCCCGAAGGGGCGCGGGTGACGAGTCTGAAATTCAATGGCAACGACGTGACGCCGACGCAAAAGTTCACCATCGCCATCAACAATTACCGCGGCGGTGGTGGCGGCGGTTACGACATGTTCAAAGAGGGGACCATCGTCTGGAAATCCGCCGATGGCGTGCGCGACTTCGTCGCCGACTACGTGACCCGCCTCGAGAAAAACAACGAAAAACTCGACCCCGCCAAAGTGAACACCTGCAACTTCAAATTGGTGCCCGACCTCTACACCAAGTACTTCAGCACCACCCCCGGCCCGACCAAGTGCTCTCCGTAA
- a CDS encoding class II aldolase/adducin family protein: protein MSTRESVKSQVSPEEWKQRVDLAAAYRLVALYGWDDLVFTHLTARVPGPEHHFLINPYGMTFDEITASSLVKISLDGHKVMDSPYDINPAGFTIHSCIHAAREDALCVMHTHSLNGVAVSAQKDGVLPISQQSLFVLASLAYHDYEGLALRDDEKPRLVRDLGTKNFLMLRNHGLLTVAPTVADAFLFMYVFEAACMIQVRALAGGRELIPIAQPILDGIQQAVQQVTRGLGGGIAWPGLLRKLDRRNPGYSD, encoded by the coding sequence ATGAGCACACGCGAGTCCGTCAAGAGCCAGGTGAGTCCCGAGGAGTGGAAGCAGCGCGTCGATCTTGCCGCCGCGTACCGGCTGGTGGCCCTTTACGGGTGGGACGATCTGGTGTTCACCCACCTCACCGCCCGGGTGCCCGGGCCGGAACACCATTTCCTCATCAACCCGTACGGGATGACCTTCGACGAAATTACCGCATCGTCCTTGGTCAAGATCTCGCTCGACGGCCATAAGGTGATGGACTCCCCTTACGACATCAACCCTGCGGGGTTCACCATCCATAGCTGCATCCATGCGGCGCGCGAAGATGCGCTCTGCGTCATGCATACGCACTCGCTCAACGGTGTGGCCGTGTCCGCGCAGAAGGACGGAGTGCTGCCGATTTCGCAGCAGTCGCTCTTCGTCTTGGCGTCGCTCGCGTATCACGATTACGAGGGCCTCGCGCTGCGCGACGACGAGAAGCCGCGCCTCGTCAGGGACCTGGGCACGAAAAATTTTCTCATGCTCCGCAACCACGGTCTGCTGACGGTCGCCCCCACCGTCGCGGACGCCTTCCTCTTCATGTACGTGTTCGAGGCCGCCTGCATGATCCAAGTGCGCGCCCTCGCCGGCGGCCGGGAATTGATTCCCATTGCGCAGCCCATTCTCGATGGCATCCAGCAAGCCGTCCAGCAGGTGACCCGCGGACTGGGCGGCGGCATCGCGTGGCCTGGTCTACTGCGCAAATTGGATCGTCGAAATCCCGGTTATTCCGATTGA
- a CDS encoding DUF418 domain-containing protein — protein MNPQRLRIDEIDVIRGLALLGVLTMNLAEAFRVPYWGIHPESHGGALDRAVAFAGTAFVSGKAFTLFSILFGVGLSIFFERASARHPHAMRLLARRLVVLLAFGSAHMFLLWHGDILMSYALIGMLALPFLRARTRVVIGVAVACFVAGPFLRAWPWLREALNSRIPGHYEEALRVYGTGSYGEILRFRMHEFVHLVVRVYGHVWPRELGNMLVGILIWRSGVFSKLASVAIRRVLWRIAGGGIAVGSAASLYLAWHAPISSVGPRTLVHGITMLVFALGYGAALLLLLGHARWRERLSHAAPIGRMAFTNYLTQTMVFTTVFYGYGLGWLGQMGYAIAVAIGVLFYVLQGVLSAVWLRHFAFGPFEWAWRSLTYGEWQPLRRARRACTPGTALT, from the coding sequence ATGAATCCGCAGAGACTACGCATCGACGAAATCGACGTCATTCGAGGGCTGGCGCTGCTCGGTGTTTTGACGATGAATCTGGCCGAGGCTTTTCGCGTGCCTTATTGGGGCATTCACCCGGAGAGCCATGGAGGCGCACTCGATCGCGCCGTAGCCTTCGCGGGCACCGCGTTCGTGTCGGGAAAGGCCTTCACGCTGTTTTCGATTCTATTTGGGGTGGGGCTTTCCATCTTTTTCGAGCGGGCGAGCGCGCGGCATCCCCATGCCATGCGGCTTTTGGCGCGGCGCCTCGTCGTGCTGCTCGCGTTTGGCTCGGCCCACATGTTCTTGCTGTGGCACGGCGATATCCTCATGTCGTATGCGCTCATCGGGATGCTCGCGCTGCCCTTTCTTCGGGCCCGCACCCGCGTCGTCATTGGCGTCGCGGTGGCGTGTTTCGTCGCGGGGCCGTTCCTCCGCGCATGGCCATGGTTGCGCGAGGCACTGAACAGCCGCATTCCGGGCCATTACGAAGAAGCGCTTCGCGTCTATGGAACGGGTAGCTACGGCGAGATTCTGCGGTTCCGGATGCACGAGTTCGTGCACCTCGTCGTGCGCGTTTACGGCCATGTCTGGCCGCGCGAACTCGGCAACATGCTCGTGGGCATTCTCATTTGGCGCTCGGGCGTCTTCTCGAAACTCGCCTCGGTCGCCATCCGGCGGGTGCTCTGGCGCATTGCGGGCGGCGGCATCGCCGTGGGCTCCGCTGCGTCGCTCTACCTGGCGTGGCACGCGCCGATTTCCAGCGTGGGGCCGCGCACGCTCGTGCATGGGATCACCATGCTGGTCTTCGCCCTGGGCTACGGGGCCGCGCTGCTCTTGCTCTTGGGGCACGCGCGATGGCGAGAGCGGCTCTCGCATGCCGCACCCATCGGGCGCATGGCATTCACGAATTACCTGACGCAGACCATGGTCTTCACCACCGTCTTTTACGGGTACGGCCTGGGGTGGCTCGGTCAGATGGGGTATGCGATCGCCGTCGCGATCGGCGTCCTCTTCTACGTGCTCCAAGGTGTCCTGAGCGCCGTGTGGCTGCGGCACTTTGCCTTCGGCCCGTTCGAATGGGCCTGGCGCAGTCTGACCTACGGCGAGTGGCAGCCCTTGCGCCGCGCCCGCCGTGCGTGCACGCCGGGCACGGCCCTGACGTGA